From Haemophilus parainfluenzae:
GTCCGTCACTTTTTGTTTTGCAATTTCATCGGCTAATGGAAGTGTCGCAAGACGAGCGATACGTTTTTGGAAAAAGACTTGTGCGTTATCTTTTACTTGAGCCGGCACAACAAATTCACTGTCAGCCAAACCGTTTTGCATTTGTTCAAGTGTTAATGCATTACGTAAAATAGTCGCATAAGTATCGGACGTTAAACCATTTTGAGTCAATAATTGTTGATAACGGGTATTATCAAATTTACCGTTAGATTGTAAATTAGGATCGCTTACAATCGCACGTTTGATCATGTCATCGCTGACACCTAATTTTAATTCTTTCGCATATTGACGGATTAATTCTTGATCCACTAAACGTTGAATTAAATTTTGACGAAGTGCGGTCACAAATTCCACCGAGTCAGTTTTCGCTAGGAAGCTCTCGCCTTCTTGTTGAGCTCGCGCTTCAAACTCTTGGTTATAACGATTTAAGACATCTTGTTGAGAGATGGTTTCGCCATTTACTTTTGCCGCAAAACTATCATTGCTGCTATACAGATAACCTGACATCCCACCAATCAAAAATGAAACTGGAATTAAAGCAAAGATCGCTTTTCCGATAAAGCTATGGGCGATGCCATGCATTTTTTCAATTAACATTCAATTATTACCCTTTTAAAAAAAGACAAAGTTCGTAAGATTATAATCTAAAAGGCGAAAATTCGCACTTAAAAAACACCATGTTCGTGTAGGATTTTCACAGCCATGACTAATAACACTAAACCGCCAAAAATCTCTGCTTTGCTTTTGAATTTTTTCCCTAAAAAATGACCGCTCTTTACGCCAATAAAAGAGATGACAAAGGTTGTTAAACCAATGATGAAGACAGCCAACAAAATGTCCACGGAAAGAAAAGCAAAAGAGACACCAATGGCTAACGCATCAATACTCGTTGCCACACCAAGTGTTAGCAAGTGTTTTAAACTAATCAATGAGGGAGTGGGTTCATCATCTGAGCTAATTCCTTCTCGAATCATATTCACACCGATGAGAACGAGCAAAATAAACGCAATCCAGTGATCCCAATTTTGAATCATATGACTAAATTGCAGTCCGACAACATAGCCTATCGCAGGCATGATGCCTTGGAATAACCCAAAGCAACATGCAATAGCTAATGCTTGTTTCCAACGAAAAGCCCGCATTGCTAAGCCTTTAGAGATGGAAACTGCAAAGGCATCCATCGAAAGCCCTAGAGCAATAACCCACAACATATGAAAAGTCATAAACTACAAGTTATTTTCCAATACAGAAAGAACTGAAAATATTGCCGAGTAAATCATCCGAGGTAAATTGCCCCGTAATTTCACTCAGGTTAGCTTGAACTAAACGAAGTTCTTCTGCCAGTAATTCACCCGCATGAAATTCAGTTAATTGGACTAATCCAATTTGTAAATGTTCGGCCGCTTTTTCTAAGGCATCAAGATGACGACGGCGTGCTAAGAAACCACCTTCCATTCCCGTTTGGAATCCCATCGCCTGTTTTAAATGCTCACGCAACAAATCTACACCCTGATGTGTTTGGGCGGATAAACAAACGGTCGTTGTTCCATTTTCTTCTTTTAGCCCAACTGCCTCGCCACTTAAATCTACTTTATTGCGAACAATGGTCACTGGCATATTATTTGGCAATTTTGATAAAAATTCTGATCGCACTTTTTCGATATTTTGGCTATCAGGGTCGCTGCTGTCTAACATTAAAATGATGCGATCGGCTTGCTCAATCTCCGTCCAGGCACGTGAGATCCCGATACGTTCAACTTCATCTGTCGCTTCACGAAGCCCGGCGGTATCAATAATATGTAAAGGCATGCCATCAATATGAATATGCTCACGCAACACATCACGCGTTGTACCAGCAATATCTGTCACAATGGCTGCTTCTCTGCCCGCTAAAGCATTCAGTAAACTTGATTTACCTGCATTTGGACGACCAGCAATCACCACTTTCATCCCTTCACGTAAAATCGAGCCTTGTTTTGCTTCGCTACGGACTAAATCAAGCTGATCAATAATTTCTCGTAATTTTGCTTCGATTTTACCGTCTGCCAAAAAGTCAATTTCTTCATCGGGGAAATCAATCGACGCTTCCACATAAGTACGCAGATAAATCACGGAATCCACTAACTGATTCACTTTATTAGAAAATTCACCTTGTAATGATTTTAATGCTGAACGAGCAGCTTGCTCCGAAGTCGCATCAATCAAATCAGCAATGGCTTCAGCTTGGGCTAAATCTAATTTATCGTTTAAAAAAGCTTGTTCAGAAAATTCACCTGGACGCGCAAGACGAACACCATCAAGTTGTAAGATTCGTTTTAGTAACAAATCTAATACCACTTGTCCGCCATGACCTTGCAATTCCAATACATCTTCACCAGTAAAGGAATTCGGCGATTTAAAATAAAGCGCAATGCCTTGATCTAATACTGTGCCATCAGCATCTTTAAAAGGTAAATAATCTGCCATTCTTGGTTTAGGACATTTACCGAGCACCGCCTGTGCCACTTCAACCGCTTTCGGGCCAGATACACGCAAAATACCAATACCACCACGTCCTGGTGCTGTCGCTTGTGCGACGATTGTTTCTTTCATAAAAACTCACTAAAAATTGACCGCACTTTTATCTGCGATAAAAAAATGAGAGGGCGCATTAATACGCCCATGAGATTATATATCAATCAATGATAGAAAAAAGGCATCTTTCGATGCCTTCTATTTGTTATTTTTTACGGGTATGTAACCCTTTTTTCTCTAAACCACGGTAGATCATTTGTTGTTGTACGATAGTGATTAAGTTAGACACTAACCAGTAAAGCACTAGACCTGCCGGGAACCAGAGGAAGAAGAACATGAAGATCAACGGCATGAAATTCATCACTTTTTGTTGCATTGGATCTGCAACGGGTGTCGGTGACATTTTTTGTAACAAGAACATTGATCCGCCCATTAAGATTGGGAGAATGTAGTAAGGGTCTTGTGCCGATAAATCTTGAATCCAACCAAAGAATGGTGCATGACGCAGTTCAACCGCTTCCATAAACGTCCAGTATAATGCGATAAAAATTGGCATTTGAAGGATTAATGGTAAGCAACCGCCAAGTGGATTTACTTTTTCTTCTTTGTAAAGTTTCATCATTTCTTGGCTCATACGTTGGCGATCATCACCAAAACGTTCGCGCATTTCTTGCATTTTTGGTTGCAACATACGCATTTTCGCCATAGACGTGTATTGTGCTTTTGTGAGCGGATATAAAATCGCTTTCACCACTAAGGTGACACAAATAATTGCCACACCCCAGTTAGATACAATACTTTGAATGAAAGTTAATAACCAGAATAATGGTTTCGCGATGAACCATGCCCAACCATAATCGACAGTTAAGTCTAAGTGGTTAGCCACTTCAGCCATTTTGTTTTGTAATTTCGGACCTGTCCATAATGAGCTGGTAATTGTTTCTGTTGCACCCGCTGGAACAGATACTACTGGACCACGATAACCAATAGACGCAACGTTATTTTTGCTATCTGTAATACTATAAAGTTGGTTATTTACATCTTGATTTGGGATCCAAGCTGATACGAAATAGTGTTGTAAAACAGCAACCCAACCTGCTTTGGTATCGATAGAAAGATTTTTGTCTTTCATATCGCTGAAGCTGTATTTTTTGTAATTTGTTTCAGAAGAAGAATACGCACCACCGGTATAAGTAGGCATTGCTACGTTACCGCTGCTTTCAACTAATGTATGTTTTAATTGACCGTAAGGTTCAACTTCAATTGCGCTACCACTTT
This genomic window contains:
- a CDS encoding manganese efflux pump MntP family protein, with amino-acid sequence MTFHMLWVIALGLSMDAFAVSISKGLAMRAFRWKQALAIACCFGLFQGIMPAIGYVVGLQFSHMIQNWDHWIAFILLVLIGVNMIREGISSDDEPTPSLISLKHLLTLGVATSIDALAIGVSFAFLSVDILLAVFIIGLTTFVISFIGVKSGHFLGKKFKSKAEIFGGLVLLVMAVKILHEHGVF
- the mnmE gene encoding tRNA uridine-5-carboxymethylaminomethyl(34) synthesis GTPase MnmE, with the translated sequence MKETIVAQATAPGRGGIGILRVSGPKAVEVAQAVLGKCPKPRMADYLPFKDADGTVLDQGIALYFKSPNSFTGEDVLELQGHGGQVVLDLLLKRILQLDGVRLARPGEFSEQAFLNDKLDLAQAEAIADLIDATSEQAARSALKSLQGEFSNKVNQLVDSVIYLRTYVEASIDFPDEEIDFLADGKIEAKLREIIDQLDLVRSEAKQGSILREGMKVVIAGRPNAGKSSLLNALAGREAAIVTDIAGTTRDVLREHIHIDGMPLHIIDTAGLREATDEVERIGISRAWTEIEQADRIILMLDSSDPDSQNIEKVRSEFLSKLPNNMPVTIVRNKVDLSGEAVGLKEENGTTTVCLSAQTHQGVDLLREHLKQAMGFQTGMEGGFLARRRHLDALEKAAEHLQIGLVQLTEFHAGELLAEELRLVQANLSEITGQFTSDDLLGNIFSSFCIGK
- the yidC gene encoding membrane protein insertase YidC, translating into MDSRRSLLVLALLFISFLVYQQWQLDKNPPVQQQTTEQTTTASSDVPASSSSSAEVVADSQTKGHIITLENDVFRLKVDTLGGDVISSELLKYDAELNSKEPFVLLKDTNEHVYIAQSGLIGKNGIDTKAGRAQYQVTGDNFKLAEGQNELSVPLTFEKDGVTYRKIFVLKRDSYDVGVNFEIVNQSGSAIEVEPYGQLKHTLVESSGNVAMPTYTGGAYSSSETNYKKYSFSDMKDKNLSIDTKAGWVAVLQHYFVSAWIPNQDVNNQLYSITDSKNNVASIGYRGPVVSVPAGATETITSSLWTGPKLQNKMAEVANHLDLTVDYGWAWFIAKPLFWLLTFIQSIVSNWGVAIICVTLVVKAILYPLTKAQYTSMAKMRMLQPKMQEMRERFGDDRQRMSQEMMKLYKEEKVNPLGGCLPLILQMPIFIALYWTFMEAVELRHAPFFGWIQDLSAQDPYYILPILMGGSMFLLQKMSPTPVADPMQQKVMNFMPLIFMFFFLWFPAGLVLYWLVSNLITIVQQQMIYRGLEKKGLHTRKK